In Luteolibacter rhizosphaerae, the genomic window CCGCCCGAAAACGTTCGACGACGTCCTCGGTCAGGATCACGTGGTGCGCACCCTGAGGAACGCGATCGCCCAGAAGCGCCTCGCCCACGCCTACCTTTTCGTCGGTCCACGCGGCACCGGCAAGACCACCACCGCCCGGATCCTGGCCAAGGCCCTGAACTGCACCGGCGGGCCCAAGGCGGATTTCGATCCGGATGAAGATGTCTGCGTGGAGATCGCCGAGGGCCGCTCGCTCGACGTGCTGGAGATCGACGGTGCCTCGAACAACTCGGTGGACGACGTCCGGAACATCCGCGAGTCCGTCCGCTTCGCCCCGGCGCGGGGTCAGTTCAAGATCTACTACATCGACGAAGTTCACATGCTCTCCACGGCAGCCTTCAATGCGCTGCTCAAGACGCTGGAAGAGCCGCCGGAGCACGTGAAGTTCATCTTCGCGACCACCGAGGCGCACAAGGTGCTGCCGACCATTCTCTCCCGCTGCCAGCGCTTCGACCTGCGGCCGATCCCGACCGAGATCATCGCCAAGCACCTGCTACACATCGCGCAGAATGAAGGCGTGAATCTGCACGAGTCCGCCGCTTGGGCGATCGGCAAGGGCGCGGACGGCGGCATGCGTGACGCCCAGTCGATGCTCGACCAGCTGGTGGCCTTCTGCGGTGACACGATCACCGAGGCGAACGTGCTGGATATCTTCGGCTTCACCTCGCGCGAGACCGTGGCGACCGTGCTCGGCAGCCTGCTGGCGCGCGATACCCCGAAGGCGCTCTCCACCGTGCAGCGCGAGGCGGAGGCGGGTC contains:
- the dnaX gene encoding DNA polymerase III subunit gamma/tau, whose translation is MSYQVFARKYRPKTFDDVLGQDHVVRTLRNAIAQKRLAHAYLFVGPRGTGKTTTARILAKALNCTGGPKADFDPDEDVCVEIAEGRSLDVLEIDGASNNSVDDVRNIRESVRFAPARGQFKIYYIDEVHMLSTAAFNALLKTLEEPPEHVKFIFATTEAHKVLPTILSRCQRFDLRPIPTEIIAKHLLHIAQNEGVNLHESAAWAIGKGADGGMRDAQSMLDQLVAFCGDTITEANVLDIFGFTSRETVATVLGSLLARDTPKALSTVQREAEAGRELSQLLGELIGGVRALLVSRLDSSAGGDGIPAETWTALKTAAEAYPPERLLSVIDVFAETESRMKWASNKRLHLEIGLIKAVQTLGEVRLSDVIKVLAGATEHLAAPVSYAPTAAAALPAAIVEVAAIPAPAPEPAEPVAFVPSEPAPVLVPPPEPEPEPVAELTRPVQETPKVEGVVFSLDELIANAPDDPEPEFEPVSEAPPWKPEPDAPPEPPTPKVDPMEEFYKDPLIQTALEMFEATLKK